The DNA window ATTCACAGAATTGTTACTCAACTTCCTAAAATTTCTGCCATTCTGAGCCTCCACTGGCTTCTCAATTCCCCCTCTTAAAGGAGAATTCTTGTGCTGCTTCTCTTTTTCCTATACAGGAAAAAAATCTTTGTTAACTAAGCATtctttggaaaaataaataaaactatttgCATTCAAGGGTGACTTGGTGTACAATGCAGAATGAGTACACAATATTTATCAAATTGAAAAGTTGAAATGAGTTATGAACCTTGTCTATATGCAAAGCTGCAAAATATGCGCCGTCTTGCTCTTCTCGAAGCCTGCGGTCAGCTAGGATCTTTGCTTCGTGCTTAGCCTTTCCGCTTCCGAAAGCCAGCCCTTGTTCCTCCATTGTCCTCTGTAGAATCTCCACTAGCTCAGCTGCTGAAAGAGGCCCCTCAAGCTGGCCAAAAAGGGCATGTAAAATGCTTAGTTCAGTggcaaagataaagaaaaaaaaatggtatGAGATACTAATAGTTCTAATAATGCTTTCAAATTTCAGGATACTATTTCTTTACCTAGCAAAATACCTTGGTCATGGCAtcctaaattaattattaacatgTTTTTTATCTAGACCAGTAGTGTTTATAGAGTTTATTAAATTTCAACTAATTCGATTTTAGCCAGGTCGAGTAACAATACGGGAGAAAATTTGAGTACTAAATTTAAGATCTTACTTAAGAGAAATAAGTGTTGAATCATTTGAACTAATTATGCATTGGTTTAGATTACAAATCAACCTAAACTATCAACATGAAAGTAGCTAATTCAGCTGATTCCTGAGAAAACACCAGGCACAATTGTGCCATTAAGCATCAGTATAAATGCTAGAATGTGTGCTCAACCTGCTGCAGCACTGTCATGCTATCACCAGGAGCCGGAGCGATGACAGCACAACATGGAAACGTAGAAGGGCGCAGCATGGAAACCATTTGCATACCCTCTCCTCTATCAGCAAGTGCTCCCCAACAAACAAAATTCATATCAAGGAACTGCGTCACAAGCTCAGAACAGAGTGTTTCCTTGCAGAACACGTTTGCAAAATTGTGGTCCGGTGAGTGAAGGTACATAAACATAAACCTATGATCCTGCTCAGCCAACTTCACAGCTTTCCTGAATCGGCACGCATAAAAGAAAGGATGGTTGTTTCCATATTGCTGCTCAAAACTTTCAAGAAAAGCCCACTCTTCAGGAACTGCTATGTGTTCTTGTGGCAACAATGGAGGGCCATGAGGCTGCACTTGCCCTTGCACAACATTTGCATCATGactatgattatgattatggtttcttcttcttccaattcCTACAAGTCCCATGCCATCCGCCATTGCCCTTGAGATTTCCCCCATTATGCTTCTAGGGAGACTCGCCACGCGTCGAACAATCCTGTGATCCCTTATCGCCGGCGAtgacatttttttgttttgttatttaaaattagtCCTGGAAACCTAATCTTGTATCAACTATTCAATTTCATGTGAATTTGTGAAGACATTCCTTGTTTTGTTCTAATAGAAGAGACACTAGAAGATTGACGAAGACTGTTTTAGATGCCGTTTTCTTTATTTACTTTCTTAAAACACTTTTGAGGAAGCTTAGTGCGCAAAGAAGATTCTTTACTTAAGGCCAAAGCTGCAGTTCATTTTCAAAGTACTTACATTCAAAATAAGTGCCATTTGTCTGTGAAACCGTTAATGTGTCTACTCATGCAGATGGAGAATATGGTTCATGAATATTGAATATAGCATCAAATTTATCCCAATGTGAAAAGGTGATTCCCACTGCGGATTGTCAAAAGATCAATTGTTTTCTTGGATTATTTTCTGTTCTTGACCATTTGCTCGAAAGACAAAATACTCTTCtacaattcaaaattttatcggTCTCAACCAATCCAAATAATTGGCCTAAGCAATTCCGTAAATGATGAATTGCTGATGTCTGAGGGGCCCCTCAATCCAGTAATA is part of the Arachis duranensis cultivar V14167 chromosome 1, aradu.V14167.gnm2.J7QH, whole genome shotgun sequence genome and encodes:
- the LOC107491329 gene encoding plant UBX domain-containing protein 10-like; translation: MSSPAIRDHRIVRRVASLPRSIMGEISRAMADGMGLVGIGRRRNHNHNHSHDANVVQGQVQPHGPPLLPQEHIAVPEEWAFLESFEQQYGNNHPFFYACRFRKAVKLAEQDHRFMFMYLHSPDHNFANVFCKETLCSELVTQFLDMNFVCWGALADRGEGMQMVSMLRPSTFPCCAVIAPAPGDSMTVLQQLEGPLSAAELVEILQRTMEEQGLAFGSGKAKHEAKILADRRLREEQDGAYFAALHIDKEKEKQHKNSPLRGGIEKPVEAQNGRNFRKLSNNSVNVRKQDSKNEAYESNGQKQAKGIASRVNGSEATQILIRFPNGERREHNFLSTDKIQSIFTCINSLGIPGIENYRLISNFPRKAYGVDQMRMTLKEAGLFPKASLFLEPM